In a genomic window of Novosphingobium sp. KA1:
- a CDS encoding plasmid stabilization protein, which produces MPRGDKSSYTDKQKRKAEHIEEGYEDRGVGHKEAERRVWATVNKESGGGKKSGSGRGKMEDHAASKKGGRIGGKSQSHADRSAAAKKGWETRRKRSGG; this is translated from the coding sequence GTGCCGCGAGGTGACAAATCAAGCTACACAGATAAGCAAAAGCGCAAGGCCGAACATATCGAGGAAGGCTACGAAGACCGTGGTGTCGGCCACAAAGAGGCAGAACGACGGGTTTGGGCAACGGTCAATAAGGAGTCCGGCGGCGGTAAAAAATCCGGGTCGGGTCGGGGAAAGATGGAAGACCACGCAGCATCCAAGAAAGGAGGTCGCATCGGCGGAAAATCGCAGAGCCATGCCGATCGTTCCGCGGCAGCCAAAAAAGGTTGGGAGACGCGACGCAAGCGGTCTGGAGGCTGA
- a CDS encoding DUF4126 domain-containing protein, which translates to MIRSILIGLVAGQRGISPLASIALATRRGAIPSALPLQALLKNPIVAAGTAALAAAEMAGDKMKSAPDRIVPIGLAVRSVTSAYAGAALAPRGSRAAGAIIATATALMSSYIGWRLRCAAMRRYGQTATGFVEDVMVLGSGILVANPDLIAGRETGGFPAPRVRSGRV; encoded by the coding sequence ATGATCCGCTCAATCCTCATCGGTCTTGTGGCCGGACAGCGTGGAATATCGCCGCTCGCCTCGATCGCTCTTGCAACGCGCCGGGGTGCTATTCCGTCAGCCCTTCCCCTGCAGGCACTATTGAAAAATCCTATTGTTGCGGCAGGAACGGCGGCCTTGGCCGCTGCAGAGATGGCCGGTGACAAGATGAAATCGGCGCCGGATCGCATCGTGCCGATAGGGCTGGCCGTGCGTTCTGTGACTTCCGCATACGCCGGGGCTGCGCTTGCCCCCCGTGGTAGCCGCGCGGCGGGCGCGATCATCGCGACCGCAACTGCGCTGATGTCTTCGTACATTGGTTGGCGCCTGCGCTGCGCGGCGATGCGGCGCTATGGCCAGACGGCCACCGGATTTGTCGAAGATGTCATGGTCCTCGGTTCCGGCATTCTCGTGGCGAACCCCGATCTGATCGCGGGACGGGAGACCGGCGGATTCCCTGCTCCAAGGGTTCGCAGCGGGAGAGTCTGA
- a CDS encoding DUF1328 domain-containing protein translates to MFRWAIIFAVVALIAALLGFGGVAGLSASLAKVFLLVAVVILVLGFFFGRGRRVP, encoded by the coding sequence ATGTTTCGCTGGGCCATCATTTTTGCTGTCGTTGCACTCATTGCAGCGCTTCTGGGATTTGGCGGTGTAGCAGGTCTTTCCGCCAGCCTTGCCAAGGTCTTCCTGCTTGTTGCAGTCGTGATCCTGGTCCTTGGCTTCTTTTTTGGTCGAGGCCGAAGGGTGCCGTGA
- a CDS encoding SDR family NAD(P)-dependent oxidoreductase, translating into MTPLSDTHTAVSPLAGRKAIITGGTTGIGRAIAVLLASEGAEVFICGRSSEHLADALARIGEVGKGNGIALDLAEPGQLDRFFDEARSYLGSPDIVIVNAAVPAQALSKMSADEIRYAVEVDFTAYILSAKSAQEILADKGDIVLIGSMSAHILGPGSTVYAGMKAGIAGFAEALRRKLGPKE; encoded by the coding sequence ATGACCCCTCTCTCGGACACTCACACGGCAGTCTCGCCGCTCGCCGGTCGCAAGGCGATCATCACCGGTGGGACGACCGGGATCGGAAGGGCCATAGCAGTCCTGTTGGCCAGCGAAGGCGCGGAAGTCTTCATTTGCGGCCGTTCCTCCGAGCACCTCGCCGATGCGCTGGCGAGAATAGGCGAAGTCGGCAAGGGCAACGGCATCGCGCTCGATCTTGCCGAACCTGGGCAACTGGACCGCTTTTTCGACGAAGCCCGAAGCTACCTCGGCTCTCCCGATATCGTGATCGTCAATGCCGCCGTTCCAGCCCAAGCCCTCTCCAAAATGTCCGCCGACGAAATACGCTACGCGGTGGAGGTCGATTTCACCGCTTACATCCTCAGCGCAAAGTCCGCGCAGGAGATATTGGCAGACAAGGGCGATATCGTGTTGATAGGTTCCATGTCGGCGCATATTCTTGGGCCCGGATCAACCGTCTATGCTGGCATGAAAGCAGGTATCGCCGGCTTTGCCGAGGCCCTTCGCCGCAAGCTGGGTCCCAAGGAATAA